Proteins from a single region of Undibacterium sp. KW1:
- a CDS encoding YdcH family protein, with amino-acid sequence MQVDHHPLSTEFPEFKQAIHELKANDKHFAKLFAEYDDTDKAINRAENGAEHLGDAALEDLKKARLSLKDQLFKIIQTGAAA; translated from the coding sequence ATGCAAGTAGATCACCACCCTCTTTCCACTGAATTCCCAGAGTTCAAGCAAGCCATCCACGAACTGAAAGCCAACGACAAGCATTTCGCCAAGCTGTTTGCTGAATATGATGACACCGACAAGGCCATCAACCGTGCAGAGAACGGTGCAGAGCATCTGGGTGATGCTGCGCTGGAAGACTTGAAGAAAGCACGCCTGAGCCTGAAAGATCAATTGTTCAAGATCATACAGACTGGCGCTGCGGCCTGA
- a CDS encoding DUF3025 domain-containing protein — MTRFFDEIDWPQAWFAAVRESADSLLAAEDWRSQLNHLALEAGLSNHLELPLRFITQEELPEGTAYEAHISATGLVPTRENLHDFFNALVWLTFPAIKRQLNALQAAQIAALGIGKSRGPARDAATIFDENAALLVLADTPEGADLIAALRAHAWQDAFVRQADKFGGCAEVWCFGHALMEKLVKPYKAITAHTWVVMVEPAYFKLDASARRAHIDGVVAAQLASQVLTTADYTPLPVLGIPGWWPQQDAAFYQDQQVFRVKRRN, encoded by the coding sequence ATGACACGTTTTTTTGATGAGATAGACTGGCCGCAAGCCTGGTTTGCTGCCGTGCGCGAATCGGCTGACAGCTTGCTGGCGGCCGAAGACTGGCGCTCGCAACTCAATCATCTCGCTCTGGAGGCAGGTTTAAGCAATCACCTCGAATTGCCCTTGCGCTTTATCACACAGGAAGAATTGCCTGAGGGGACGGCTTATGAAGCGCATATCAGTGCCACTGGACTAGTGCCCACGCGCGAGAACCTGCATGATTTTTTCAATGCGCTGGTGTGGCTGACTTTCCCTGCCATCAAGCGGCAGTTGAATGCCTTGCAGGCCGCGCAAATTGCTGCTCTCGGCATAGGCAAGTCACGCGGCCCCGCGCGTGATGCAGCAACTATCTTTGATGAGAATGCGGCGCTGCTGGTCCTTGCAGATACGCCCGAAGGAGCAGACCTGATCGCCGCTTTGCGCGCGCATGCATGGCAGGACGCCTTTGTCAGACAGGCAGATAAATTCGGTGGCTGCGCCGAAGTCTGGTGCTTTGGACATGCCTTGATGGAAAAGCTGGTCAAGCCCTATAAGGCGATTACAGCACATACCTGGGTCGTCATGGTGGAGCCAGCTTATTTCAAGCTCGATGCCAGCGCCAGACGTGCACATATCGATGGGGTAGTGGCAGCGCAACTCGCAAGCCAGGTGTTGACCACGGCAGATTACACGCCTTTACCCGTACTTGGCATACCAGGCTGGTGGCCGCAGCAGGATGCAGCTTTTTACCAAGATCAGCAAGTTTTCAGGGTAAAACGCCGGAACTGA
- the pyrC gene encoding dihydroorotase — MTASTSSTSPQEITITRPDDWHLHVRDGAALASVLPHTAAQFARAIIMPNLKPPVTTTEQAAAYRERILAALPAGMNFEPLMTLYLTNNTPPDEIRRAKDSGFVHAVKLYPAGATTNSDAGVTDLKNCYKTLETMQEVGMPFLVHGEVTDAEIDLFDREAVFIDRVMQPLRKDMPELKVVFEHITTSDAAAYVAESGGPIAATITAHHLLYNRNEIFKGGIRPHYYCLPVLKRETHRQALVKAAISGSKRFFLGTDSAPHAKGLKEHACGCAGCYTALHAMELYTQAFEQAGALDQLEAFASFNGPDFYQLPRNSGSITLVREDWQMPAELPFADTSIVPLNSGETLHWKMRTA, encoded by the coding sequence ATGACTGCCTCTACTTCCAGCACTTCCCCGCAAGAAATCACAATTACCCGCCCGGATGACTGGCATTTGCACGTGCGCGATGGCGCCGCCCTGGCCAGCGTGCTGCCGCATACGGCGGCACAGTTTGCCCGTGCCATCATCATGCCTAACCTGAAGCCGCCGGTCACTACGACTGAACAGGCTGCCGCTTATCGTGAACGCATACTTGCTGCCTTGCCAGCAGGCATGAATTTCGAACCGCTGATGACTCTGTACCTGACCAATAACACGCCACCAGATGAGATACGCCGTGCCAAGGACAGTGGTTTTGTGCATGCCGTGAAATTGTATCCAGCAGGTGCCACCACCAATTCTGATGCTGGCGTGACTGACCTCAAAAATTGCTACAAGACCCTGGAAACCATGCAGGAAGTCGGCATGCCCTTCCTCGTGCATGGTGAAGTGACAGATGCCGAGATTGATTTGTTTGACCGCGAAGCCGTGTTCATCGACCGCGTCATGCAACCGCTGCGCAAGGACATGCCGGAATTGAAAGTGGTGTTTGAACATATCACGACCAGTGATGCTGCAGCCTATGTGGCAGAATCGGGTGGCCCGATTGCGGCGACGATTACTGCCCATCACCTGCTGTATAACCGCAATGAGATTTTTAAAGGCGGCATACGCCCGCATTATTATTGCTTGCCAGTGCTCAAGCGTGAAACCCATCGCCAGGCGCTGGTCAAGGCGGCTATCTCGGGCAGCAAGCGTTTCTTCCTGGGTACTGATTCTGCACCGCATGCCAAGGGTTTGAAAGAGCATGCCTGCGGTTGTGCCGGTTGCTACACCGCTTTGCATGCGATGGAGTTGTATACCCAGGCTTTTGAGCAGGCTGGTGCACTTGACCAACTGGAAGCTTTTGCGAGTTTCAATGGCCCTGACTTTTATCAATTGCCGCGCAATAGCGGCAGCATTACCCTGGTGCGCGAGGACTGGCAAATGCCGGCAGAACTGCCATTTGCCGACACCAGCATCGTGCCACTGAACAGTGGCGAAACCCTGCACTGGAAAATGCGTACTGCATAA
- the tnpB gene encoding IS66 family insertion sequence element accessory protein TnpB (TnpB, as the term is used for proteins encoded by IS66 family insertion elements, is considered an accessory protein, since TnpC, encoded by a neighboring gene, is a DDE family transposase.), translated as MQWQADAIWLAVQPVDIRAGIDRLSTYVQQALGRMPCDGTAYVFSNRRHTRLKVVCWDGNGVWMCVRRLHRGQFVWPKPGELSWQLTAEQWQWLVAGVDWQRLSAPAPAAWAL; from the coding sequence ATGCAATGGCAGGCAGATGCCATCTGGCTGGCGGTGCAGCCGGTCGACATCCGCGCCGGGATCGACCGCCTGTCAACCTACGTCCAGCAAGCACTGGGGCGTATGCCTTGCGACGGTACTGCCTACGTTTTCAGCAACCGGCGCCACACACGCCTCAAAGTGGTGTGCTGGGATGGCAACGGCGTGTGGATGTGCGTGCGCCGCCTGCACCGTGGTCAATTCGTCTGGCCCAAGCCTGGCGAGCTCAGTTGGCAATTGACCGCCGAGCAATGGCAGTGGCTGGTGGCCGGCGTCGATTGGCAGCGCTTGTCGGCACCGGCTCCGGCAGCCTGGGCACTGTAG
- a CDS encoding IS66 family transposase — protein MDLLEQLAHTNADPALLAQLQAMLAQKDELIAAKDAQLHVLQRQQDALSAAGHAKDIKIKALTLELAHHRRIRFGKASEAYSGEQLDMFNEAGDADLAAMEAELEALQAPRPAKPRSRAGRQPLPSELPRIEYRHEPSSCQCAACGRDLVKIGEDVSEQLDVEPARFFVHRHIRPQYACRGCDTVTAAAIPPAVIDGGLAAPGLLAWVAVSKFADHLPLYRLEQIAARQGVPLARSTLAGWIGKLGVVLQPLSERLAGLLLQRPCLHADETPVRQLDPGQGKTKHAYLWAYRSNHLDQGPPIIVFDYQSGRAGAHARTFLGTWRGHLMVDDYAGYKALFADGVTELACLAHVRRRFFELHAANGSPVAAEALRRIATLYAIEQQAASATAEARLQLRQVQARPVLVELHAWLQTMQQAVAPGSGTGKAIEHALKRWPALVRYIDSGTLPIDNNAVENAIRPIAIGKKNWLFAGSERAGRRAAAIQTLLGTARLNGLDPMQWLTSVLERLPTCPNNQIDSLLPFPNSTQL, from the coding sequence ATGGATCTGCTCGAACAACTCGCCCATACCAACGCCGACCCTGCGCTCCTTGCGCAGTTGCAGGCCATGCTGGCCCAGAAGGACGAGTTGATCGCTGCGAAGGATGCCCAACTACACGTCCTGCAGAGACAGCAGGATGCGTTGAGTGCCGCTGGGCACGCCAAGGACATCAAGATCAAGGCACTGACGCTGGAACTGGCGCATCACAGGCGCATCCGTTTCGGCAAGGCCAGCGAAGCCTACAGCGGCGAGCAACTGGATATGTTCAACGAAGCCGGCGATGCCGACCTGGCGGCGATGGAGGCCGAACTGGAGGCGCTGCAAGCGCCGCGTCCGGCCAAGCCGCGCAGCCGTGCCGGTCGCCAGCCGCTGCCCAGCGAACTGCCGCGCATTGAGTACCGCCATGAACCAAGCTCTTGCCAATGTGCAGCCTGCGGGCGCGACCTGGTCAAGATCGGCGAAGACGTCAGCGAACAACTTGATGTCGAACCAGCACGCTTCTTTGTGCATCGCCATATTCGTCCTCAATATGCCTGCCGTGGCTGCGACACGGTCACCGCTGCGGCGATCCCGCCAGCGGTGATCGATGGTGGCCTCGCCGCTCCCGGCTTGTTGGCCTGGGTTGCGGTCAGCAAGTTTGCCGATCATTTGCCGCTGTACCGGCTGGAACAGATCGCCGCCCGCCAGGGTGTGCCGCTGGCGCGTTCTACGTTGGCAGGCTGGATAGGTAAGCTCGGCGTGGTATTGCAACCCTTAAGCGAGCGACTAGCCGGGCTGCTGCTGCAGCGGCCTTGCCTGCATGCCGACGAAACCCCGGTACGCCAACTTGATCCCGGCCAGGGCAAGACCAAACACGCCTATTTGTGGGCCTATCGCTCCAACCATCTGGACCAGGGGCCACCCATTATCGTGTTTGACTACCAGAGCGGCCGTGCCGGTGCTCACGCACGCACCTTCCTCGGTACATGGCGCGGCCATCTTATGGTGGATGACTATGCCGGCTACAAGGCACTGTTCGCCGATGGCGTGACCGAACTGGCTTGCCTGGCCCACGTGCGGCGCAGGTTCTTCGAGCTACATGCGGCCAACGGCAGCCCGGTGGCGGCCGAGGCACTACGCCGCATCGCAACACTGTACGCCATCGAGCAACAGGCCGCGAGCGCGACGGCCGAAGCGCGCCTGCAACTACGGCAAGTGCAAGCCAGGCCGGTACTGGTTGAACTGCATGCCTGGCTGCAGACGATGCAACAAGCTGTCGCACCAGGCAGCGGCACGGGCAAGGCCATTGAGCACGCACTCAAACGCTGGCCGGCGCTGGTGCGCTATATCGATTCGGGCACGCTGCCGATTGATAACAATGCGGTCGAAAACGCGATACGTCCGATTGCCATAGGCAAGAAGAACTGGCTGTTCGCCGGCTCAGAACGCGCCGGCCGCCGTGCTGCCGCCATCCAGACCTTGCTGGGCACCGCCAGGCTCAATGGCCTTGATCCGATGCAATGGCTGACCAGCGTCCTGGAACGTCTCCCGACGTGCCCTAACAACCAGATCGATTCGCTGCTGCCATTTCCGAACTCTACACAGCTATAA